In Streptosporangium album, the following are encoded in one genomic region:
- a CDS encoding SigE family RNA polymerase sigma factor produces the protein MLRVAYLACGAARDAEDLLQTALERAYRSWDRVRHDNPEPYVRRIIVNDSINRARRRAILRIIPTHAPPERSAREADLDLRHVLMETLRALPPRQRAVVVLRYWEDLSETQTAEILGCSAGTVKSQASKALTSGRPSTFSTRGICGSAAP, from the coding sequence CTGCTCCGGGTCGCCTACCTCGCGTGCGGCGCCGCACGGGACGCCGAGGACCTGCTGCAGACGGCGCTGGAGCGCGCGTACCGCAGCTGGGACCGGGTGCGCCACGACAACCCCGAGCCCTATGTCCGCCGCATCATCGTCAACGACTCGATCAACCGTGCCCGGCGGCGGGCGATCCTGCGGATCATCCCGACGCACGCCCCGCCCGAACGGTCGGCGCGGGAGGCCGACCTCGACCTGCGCCACGTGCTGATGGAGACCCTGCGGGCGCTGCCTCCCCGGCAGCGCGCGGTGGTCGTCCTGCGCTACTGGGAGGACCTCAGCGAGACCCAGACCGCGGAGATCCTCGGCTGCTCGGCGGGCACGGTGAAGAGCCAGGCGTCGAAAGCGCTCACCAGCGGTCGTCCATCCACCTTCTCCACTCGCGGTATCTGCGGTTCTGCCGCTCCCTGA
- a CDS encoding transglycosylase domain-containing protein, whose amino-acid sequence MCLQALLACGVLGGLLAAAALLPVVGSVGITTNSVARTLTDLPPSPHENPLPQRTVLLDRNGKQFAQFYTENRQIVPLRKVAPIMSQAIVAIEDSRFYEHAGLDIKGTLRALVTNAQAGGVRQGGSSLTQQLVKNILVENAQTSAERAQARAPSLKRKIIELRYALAMEKKYSKAEILERYLNIAYFGAGAFGIEAAAQRFFSVPAARLSLQQAATLAGAVRTPYATDPSLDRQRRTRLRERRDIVLDRMAQVGYITQARADTTKKNPLRLRLKPEPGGCAESAYPYFCIYVHKELLNNPVFGNTRAERERRLAKGGAVLRTTVDPIAQRAAQRAISSRVGAKDTEVAAEAMIEPGTGRIRAMAASKKYGRNPGNTNNGSRTTYNLPADMAHGGGQGFQAGSTFKVFTLATALSRGWRFDQGYMTPGSFVPDSGYVDCRGHKVNDPNTEIFNAGGEGSGGPYSLSTGTWKSVNIFYMMLEQRVGLCRVVRTAKALGIVRADGKPLHEVPTFTLGANEMDPVTVAGAFAAFGARGRYCRPMAISDIVERNGRRIQVPPSCDQAIDRGVADAVNHILTGVFTKGTMTGQGIDREAAGKTGTNNGYTSAWFAGYTPDLAAAVSLGDIRGSYRHPLRDVEIGGEYYGEVQGASLPGPIWVSSMSAALRDVPPSSFHHPDMGRFGGGHTPGLEKDEKDKKAEEAGRRAGERHTVERGLYRRQRIFLRERQNRRYREWRRWMDDRW is encoded by the coding sequence GTGTGCCTGCAGGCGCTGCTGGCCTGCGGCGTGCTCGGCGGGCTGCTGGCGGCCGCCGCACTCCTACCGGTGGTCGGCAGCGTCGGGATCACCACCAACAGCGTCGCGCGCACCCTGACCGACCTGCCCCCCAGCCCGCATGAGAACCCGCTCCCGCAGCGCACGGTGCTGCTGGATCGGAACGGCAAGCAGTTCGCCCAGTTCTACACGGAGAACCGGCAGATCGTCCCTCTCCGCAAGGTCGCCCCGATCATGAGCCAGGCGATCGTGGCGATCGAGGACTCCCGGTTCTACGAGCACGCCGGTCTGGACATCAAGGGGACGCTCCGGGCGCTGGTGACCAACGCCCAGGCCGGCGGGGTGCGGCAGGGAGGGTCCTCCCTCACCCAGCAGCTCGTGAAGAACATCCTGGTCGAGAACGCCCAGACCAGCGCCGAGCGCGCCCAGGCCCGGGCGCCGAGCCTCAAACGTAAGATCATCGAGCTGCGGTACGCCCTGGCGATGGAGAAGAAGTACAGCAAGGCCGAGATCCTGGAGCGTTATCTCAACATCGCCTACTTCGGCGCGGGCGCGTTCGGGATCGAGGCCGCGGCCCAGCGGTTCTTCTCGGTCCCGGCCGCCAGGCTGTCCCTGCAGCAGGCCGCGACCCTGGCCGGTGCGGTGCGGACGCCGTACGCGACGGACCCGTCGCTGGACAGGCAGCGCCGTACGCGCCTGCGCGAGCGCAGGGACATCGTGCTGGACCGGATGGCCCAGGTGGGATACATCACCCAGGCCCGGGCCGACACCACCAAGAAGAACCCCCTGCGCCTCCGGCTGAAGCCGGAGCCCGGTGGCTGCGCCGAGAGCGCCTACCCCTACTTCTGCATCTATGTCCACAAGGAGCTGCTGAACAACCCGGTCTTCGGCAACACCCGCGCCGAGCGGGAGCGCCGCCTGGCCAAGGGCGGCGCCGTGCTGCGCACCACCGTCGACCCGATCGCCCAGCGGGCGGCACAGCGGGCCATCTCCTCGCGGGTCGGCGCCAAGGACACCGAGGTCGCGGCCGAGGCCATGATCGAGCCGGGGACCGGGCGGATCCGGGCGATGGCCGCCAGCAAGAAGTACGGCCGCAACCCCGGCAACACCAACAACGGCTCCCGGACCACCTACAACCTGCCCGCCGACATGGCGCACGGCGGCGGGCAGGGATTCCAGGCCGGCTCCACGTTCAAGGTGTTCACGCTGGCCACCGCCCTGAGCCGCGGCTGGCGGTTCGACCAGGGCTACATGACGCCGGGCAGCTTCGTGCCCGACTCGGGCTACGTCGACTGCCGGGGCCACAAGGTCAACGACCCCAACACCGAGATCTTCAACGCCGGCGGCGAGGGCTCGGGCGGCCCGTACAGCCTCTCCACCGGCACCTGGAAGTCGGTGAACATCTTCTACATGATGCTGGAGCAGCGGGTGGGCCTGTGCCGGGTGGTCAGGACCGCCAAGGCGCTCGGCATCGTCCGCGCGGACGGCAAGCCGCTGCACGAGGTCCCGACCTTCACCCTCGGGGCCAACGAGATGGACCCGGTGACGGTGGCGGGGGCGTTCGCCGCCTTCGGCGCGCGGGGCCGCTACTGCCGTCCGATGGCCATCAGCGACATCGTCGAGCGGAACGGCAGGCGGATCCAGGTGCCGCCGAGCTGCGACCAGGCGATCGACCGCGGGGTGGCCGACGCGGTCAACCACATCCTGACCGGGGTGTTCACCAAGGGCACCATGACGGGCCAGGGTATCGACCGCGAGGCGGCCGGCAAGACCGGCACCAACAACGGCTACACCTCGGCGTGGTTCGCCGGATACACCCCCGACCTGGCCGCCGCGGTCAGCCTGGGCGACATCCGCGGCTCCTACCGCCATCCGCTGCGGGACGTGGAGATCGGCGGCGAATACTACGGCGAGGTCCAGGGCGCCTCCCTGCCCGGCCCCATCTGGGTGTCGTCCATGTCCGCCGCCCTGCGGGACGTCCCCCCGTCGTCCTTCCACCATCCCGACATGGGGCGTTTCGGCGGCGGTCACACCCCCGGCCTGGAGAAGGACGAGAAGGACAAGAAAGCCGAGGAGGCGGGACGCCGCGCCGGGGAGCGCCACACCGTCGAACGCGGGCTGTACCGCCGGCAGCGCATCTTCCTCAGGGAGCGGCAGAACCGCAGATACCGCGAGTGGAGAAGGTGGATGGACGACCGCTGGTGA
- the murA gene encoding UDP-N-acetylglucosamine 1-carboxyvinyltransferase, with protein sequence MNEEVWLIEPSGPLRGDVEVRGSKNGVSKHMVAAMLGVGESTIHNAPDVGEVGITAQMLRALGIDVEITPREIRIAQGSQINPHVPAAFTGLNRIPILMLGPLLHLAGEAFVPLVGGDPIGRRPVDFHVEALRAMGAEVEVSDTGVYARAKRLRGTRIELPYPSVGATETILMSAVLAEGKTVLKGAAMEPEVVELALFLQRMGARIELSPDRRIVIEGVERLRGASTWLNGDRIEAFSYLAAGLITGGEVRVHGCPQDRLVTAITTLARMGAEMDITDDYVSASAPDGLRAAAVQTDTHPGFMTDWQTPLMVLFTQAQGMSVLHETVFENRLVYVPALQRMGCEIEVFDVCLGGPACRYHDTNAKHSAVVRGVSKLRGADVTLPDIRAGFSAVLAAAAAEGISTLRGVHHIERGYHRPFEQFASLGLKISRAEALQE encoded by the coding sequence GTGAACGAAGAGGTATGGCTGATCGAACCGTCCGGGCCGCTACGTGGCGACGTCGAGGTCCGCGGGTCCAAGAACGGCGTCTCCAAGCACATGGTCGCCGCGATGCTGGGCGTCGGCGAGAGCACGATCCACAACGCCCCCGACGTGGGCGAGGTCGGGATCACCGCGCAGATGCTGCGGGCCCTCGGCATCGACGTGGAGATCACGCCCCGGGAGATCAGGATCGCCCAGGGATCGCAGATCAACCCCCACGTGCCCGCCGCGTTCACCGGTCTCAACCGGATCCCCATCCTGATGCTGGGTCCGCTGCTGCACCTGGCCGGCGAGGCGTTCGTGCCGCTGGTGGGCGGCGACCCGATCGGGCGGCGGCCCGTCGACTTCCACGTCGAGGCGCTGCGCGCCATGGGGGCCGAGGTCGAGGTGAGCGACACCGGCGTCTACGCCAGGGCCAAGCGCCTGCGCGGGACCCGGATCGAACTGCCCTACCCGAGCGTCGGCGCGACCGAGACGATCCTCATGTCGGCGGTGCTCGCGGAGGGCAAGACCGTGCTCAAGGGCGCGGCCATGGAGCCCGAGGTGGTGGAGCTCGCGCTGTTCCTGCAGCGCATGGGCGCGCGCATCGAGCTCAGCCCGGACCGGCGCATCGTGATCGAAGGCGTGGAGCGGCTGCGCGGCGCCTCCACCTGGCTCAACGGCGACCGGATCGAGGCGTTCTCCTACCTGGCGGCCGGTCTGATCACCGGCGGCGAGGTCCGGGTGCACGGCTGCCCCCAGGACCGGCTGGTCACCGCGATCACCACACTCGCCCGGATGGGCGCCGAGATGGACATCACCGACGACTACGTGTCGGCGTCCGCGCCGGACGGGCTGCGGGCGGCGGCGGTGCAGACCGACACGCATCCGGGCTTCATGACCGACTGGCAGACACCGCTGATGGTGCTGTTCACACAGGCCCAGGGCATGTCGGTGCTGCACGAGACGGTGTTTGAGAACCGGCTGGTCTACGTGCCCGCCCTGCAGCGGATGGGCTGCGAGATCGAGGTCTTCGACGTGTGCCTCGGCGGCCCGGCGTGCCGCTACCACGACACCAACGCCAAGCACTCGGCGGTCGTGCGCGGCGTGTCCAAGCTGCGCGGCGCCGACGTGACGCTGCCCGACATCCGGGCCGGGTTCTCCGCGGTGCTCGCGGCCGCCGCCGCCGAGGGCATCTCCACGCTGCGCGGGGTGCACCACATCGAGCGGGGCTACCATCGCCCCTTCGAGCAGTTCGCCTCACTGGGCCTGAAGATCAGCAGGGCGGAGGCCCTTCAAGAGTAA